In one Arthrobacter jinronghuae genomic region, the following are encoded:
- a CDS encoding YceD family protein, with product MAINVRDLGRSPGTMRTLHEHVPAPKDFGVALIGVPEGSDLELDLRLEAVHEGILVSGVVIAPVKGECGRCLKPLAYDQEVDVQELFYYEDAESFEEEDEEEQHRIERDVIDLEPVLRDAVVLTMPFQPVCREDCEGLCSECGARLEEDPGHHHEAVDPRWAALAGLTGTAAEDTAAPSTESDEREES from the coding sequence CTGGCTATCAACGTCAGGGACCTCGGGCGCAGCCCGGGAACGATGCGGACCTTGCATGAACATGTACCGGCACCGAAAGACTTCGGTGTTGCGCTTATCGGCGTTCCGGAAGGATCCGACCTCGAGCTCGATCTGAGGCTGGAGGCCGTGCACGAAGGGATTCTGGTATCCGGCGTAGTAATCGCCCCCGTAAAGGGCGAATGCGGCCGCTGCCTGAAGCCACTCGCGTACGACCAAGAAGTCGATGTGCAGGAACTCTTCTACTACGAGGACGCTGAGTCCTTCGAAGAAGAAGATGAAGAAGAGCAACACCGGATCGAGCGAGATGTCATCGATCTTGAGCCGGTATTGCGGGACGCAGTGGTTCTTACCATGCCGTTCCAGCCGGTGTGCCGGGAAGACTGCGAAGGCCTTTGCTCCGAATGCGGAGCGCGCCTTGAGGAGGATCCGGGTCACCACCATGAAGCAGTGGATCCTCGCTGGGCAGCCCTCGCCGGGCTGACCGGCACGGCCGCAGAAGATACTGCGGCACCAAGTACAGAGTCAGACGAGAGAGAAGAGAGTTAG
- a CDS encoding serine hydrolase domain-containing protein — translation MSKYRRMTVAVLAAAAVLAAGLLAAPWTPRLSTQVSGDAALAEAVRPLLQKPADAVSVAYLENGAVRFAGFGADERTEFEIGSVSKTFTAALLADAVERGEVTLETTVAEILGPELRDPEAEIGTVTLAELASHRSGLPRLATDPEALVSLLAGTVLHRDPYTASPAEVLEQAQSASVGGRGTMAYSNLGYAFLGQLLAKAAGMEYTDLLEQRIFEPLGMKDTYVPMTADNLRAGAPTGRNASGLSEGAWTGNGTAPMGGIRSTAADMSLYLRALLAGTAPGAGALEPQWDTGEDGEQVGLAWFTQVSSSSGRAATWHNGQTGGFSSMVAMDREAGTAVLILSNVAVGQEEAALALLKEGL, via the coding sequence ATGTCCAAATACAGACGTATGACCGTGGCCGTCCTTGCCGCTGCAGCGGTCCTGGCCGCCGGGCTCCTTGCTGCCCCTTGGACGCCGCGCCTGTCGACGCAGGTTTCCGGGGATGCAGCACTGGCTGAGGCCGTCCGTCCCCTGCTGCAGAAACCTGCCGATGCGGTCAGCGTGGCCTACCTGGAAAACGGCGCTGTCCGGTTTGCCGGGTTCGGTGCCGACGAGCGGACGGAGTTCGAAATCGGTTCGGTGTCCAAGACATTCACCGCAGCGCTGCTCGCGGACGCCGTCGAGCGCGGCGAGGTGACGTTGGAGACCACCGTTGCCGAGATCCTGGGTCCGGAGCTGCGGGACCCGGAGGCCGAGATCGGAACCGTCACCCTGGCCGAGCTGGCCAGCCACCGGTCGGGGCTTCCCCGGCTAGCCACCGATCCGGAAGCGCTGGTCTCCCTGCTCGCCGGCACCGTCCTCCACCGCGACCCCTACACCGCCTCGCCCGCCGAGGTGCTGGAGCAGGCACAGTCTGCGTCGGTGGGCGGAAGGGGAACGATGGCCTACTCCAACCTCGGGTATGCCTTCCTCGGGCAGCTGCTCGCCAAGGCGGCCGGGATGGAATACACCGATCTGCTGGAGCAGCGGATTTTCGAGCCGCTGGGAATGAAGGACACCTACGTGCCGATGACGGCCGACAACCTGCGTGCAGGTGCTCCCACCGGCCGGAATGCAAGCGGACTGTCAGAGGGCGCCTGGACCGGCAACGGCACCGCACCGATGGGTGGGATCCGGTCTACCGCAGCGGATATGTCGCTCTATCTCCGGGCGCTGCTGGCGGGCACCGCCCCTGGTGCCGGCGCCCTGGAACCGCAGTGGGATACCGGTGAGGACGGTGAGCAGGTGGGCCTGGCATGGTTCACGCAGGTCTCATCCTCGAGTGGGCGGGCCGCGACTTGGCACAACGGCCAGACCGGAGGTTTCTCATCCATGGTGGCGATGGATCGTGAAGCTGGCACAGCCGTGCTGATCCTCTCCAATGTGGCTGTCGGGCAGGAAGAAGCTGCGTTGGCTTTGCTGAAGGAAGGTCTCTGA
- a CDS encoding transcriptional regulator, whose product MGDGFNEVIHVPTRLRICSILAEVGEAEFGVLRDALKLSDSVLSKHVKVLEQAGFVTVRKGSVNGRTRTWVALNKTGQKAFKAHIEELRKLAAAGDLLNP is encoded by the coding sequence ATGGGCGACGGATTCAATGAGGTTATCCATGTACCCACCCGCCTGCGGATCTGTTCCATCCTGGCCGAAGTGGGCGAAGCCGAATTCGGCGTACTACGCGACGCTCTGAAGCTCAGCGACTCCGTACTCAGCAAACACGTCAAGGTGCTCGAACAGGCCGGGTTCGTTACCGTGCGCAAGGGTTCCGTGAACGGCCGCACCCGCACTTGGGTGGCCCTGAACAAGACCGGGCAGAAGGCCTTCAAGGCCCACATCGAGGAGCTCCGCAAGCTCGCTGCCGCCGGGGACCTGCTCAATCCGTAG
- a CDS encoding winged helix-turn-helix domain-containing protein translates to MTTGDDTRLEALEARVAALEQRAGAAEPTSAADGADVFWALEGVRKRHPEPGAVLFTGTATTAAGAHYEYQYGLETGHLLDVDWTQFADSLASLGHPVRLAVLHAVLGGTETVAELVEELGSGTSGQIYHHVHQLTASGWLTPHARSRYQIPPARVIPLLAILTAASGGN, encoded by the coding sequence ATGACGACAGGAGACGACACCCGACTGGAGGCGTTGGAAGCACGCGTGGCAGCCCTGGAGCAACGCGCGGGAGCCGCGGAGCCGACGTCGGCCGCGGACGGGGCAGACGTGTTCTGGGCCCTCGAAGGGGTGCGGAAGCGCCATCCCGAGCCGGGAGCCGTGCTGTTCACCGGCACCGCCACTACCGCCGCCGGTGCCCACTACGAGTACCAGTACGGGTTGGAGACCGGGCATCTGCTCGACGTCGACTGGACGCAGTTCGCTGACTCCCTTGCCTCCCTCGGCCATCCCGTCCGTCTGGCTGTGCTCCACGCCGTGCTCGGCGGAACCGAGACCGTGGCAGAGCTGGTGGAGGAACTGGGTTCCGGAACCTCCGGACAGATTTACCACCACGTTCACCAGCTGACCGCCTCGGGCTGGCTCACACCGCACGCCCGGTCCCGCTACCAAATCCCGCCGGCCCGGGTCATCCCGCTGCTGGCGATTCTGACTGCTGCCTCCGGAGGTAACTGA
- a CDS encoding aminotransferase class I/II-fold pyridoxal phosphate-dependent enzyme, with the protein MSISTAASLLRARPGTGTAAAQPWQRTAAGANLLAADGNLGVTIFEEITALAGRHGAINLGQGFPDEDGPAVMLDAAREAIASGANQYAPGQGLPVLRNAVAAHQERFYGLHVDPDTEVIVSTGATEAIASALLALTGPGDEVLTFEPFYDSYGAVIGLSGATHTTVALEAPHFLPADGALEAAFTDRTRVVLVNNPHNPTGAVLPREVLQQIVDLAAKHDAVIVTDEVYEHLTFGPVHIPVATLPGAAERTLTISSAGKTFSVTGWKIGWLTGPAPLVAAVRTVKTFLSYTSGTPFQSAVAVGLGLEDSYFTGAAAALQAKRDLLGSGLRAAGMEVLPSAGTYFVTADTSPLGITDATELARRLPELIGVAAIPVAVFCHAEGAQRTRSLLRFAFCKKTDVLDSASERLARLGGLL; encoded by the coding sequence ATGAGTATCAGCACAGCCGCGTCCCTGCTCCGCGCCCGGCCCGGCACCGGCACGGCCGCCGCCCAGCCCTGGCAGCGGACCGCCGCGGGAGCCAACCTGCTCGCGGCGGACGGCAATCTCGGGGTGACCATTTTCGAGGAAATCACCGCACTTGCCGGACGGCACGGAGCCATCAACCTCGGCCAGGGCTTTCCCGATGAAGACGGCCCGGCCGTAATGCTCGACGCCGCGCGGGAGGCCATTGCCTCCGGCGCCAACCAGTACGCCCCGGGACAGGGCCTGCCGGTGCTGCGCAACGCCGTCGCGGCTCATCAGGAGCGGTTCTACGGGCTGCACGTGGACCCGGACACCGAGGTCATCGTCAGCACCGGCGCCACGGAAGCCATTGCCTCGGCCCTCCTGGCCCTGACGGGTCCCGGAGACGAGGTGCTGACCTTCGAACCGTTCTACGATTCCTACGGCGCGGTCATCGGGCTCAGCGGCGCCACGCACACCACCGTCGCCCTCGAGGCTCCGCACTTCCTCCCCGCCGACGGCGCCCTCGAAGCGGCGTTCACCGACCGCACCCGGGTGGTGCTGGTCAATAATCCGCACAACCCCACGGGCGCCGTCCTCCCCCGCGAGGTCCTGCAGCAGATTGTGGACCTGGCAGCGAAGCACGACGCCGTGATCGTCACCGACGAGGTGTACGAACATCTGACCTTCGGGCCGGTGCACATCCCCGTAGCCACGCTGCCCGGCGCCGCGGAACGGACCCTGACCATTTCCTCGGCGGGTAAGACATTTTCCGTGACCGGCTGGAAGATCGGCTGGCTCACCGGCCCGGCGCCGCTGGTGGCAGCGGTCCGCACCGTCAAGACCTTCCTGAGCTACACCTCGGGCACACCCTTCCAGTCCGCGGTCGCCGTCGGCCTGGGACTGGAGGATTCCTACTTCACCGGAGCCGCAGCCGCGCTGCAGGCGAAGCGGGACCTGCTCGGTTCGGGGCTGCGGGCCGCCGGGATGGAGGTCCTGCCCTCCGCCGGAACGTATTTCGTTACCGCCGATACTTCGCCCCTGGGGATTACGGACGCCACGGAACTGGCACGGCGGCTGCCGGAACTGATCGGCGTGGCGGCCATTCCGGTGGCCGTGTTCTGCCACGCCGAAGGAGCGCAGCGCACCCGGTCGCTGCTGAGGTTCGCGTTCTGCAAGAAAACGGACGTCCTGGACTCCGCCTCCGAGCGTCTCGCCCGGCTGGGCGGGCTGCTGTGA
- the rsmD gene encoding 16S rRNA (guanine(966)-N(2))-methyltransferase RsmD: protein MSRIIAGAAGGSSLFSVPGDGTRPTTDRVKEALFSRLESYGILQEARVLDLFAGSGALGVESASRGAAAVDLVELADKPAATCRQNAELVNKILGRTCVNVHRAKAETFLLRVPADVRWDVVFIDPPYAFTEAELATVLTPLAGYLAVGAVVVLERSTRSPEPVWPEGLERFSERKYGETTLWFAEPADDDAESDDAAAAQA, encoded by the coding sequence ATGAGCCGCATTATTGCCGGGGCTGCCGGCGGATCCTCCTTGTTCAGCGTTCCGGGTGACGGAACGCGACCCACCACGGACCGGGTAAAGGAAGCCCTCTTTTCCCGCCTCGAGTCCTACGGCATCCTGCAGGAAGCCCGCGTGCTGGACCTGTTCGCCGGGTCCGGTGCCCTGGGTGTGGAGAGCGCCAGCCGCGGTGCGGCCGCCGTCGACCTGGTGGAACTGGCTGACAAGCCCGCGGCGACCTGCCGGCAGAACGCGGAACTGGTCAACAAGATCCTGGGCAGAACCTGCGTGAACGTGCACCGGGCCAAGGCCGAAACCTTCCTGCTCCGGGTCCCGGCGGACGTGCGCTGGGATGTGGTGTTCATCGATCCGCCCTACGCGTTCACCGAAGCCGAGCTGGCTACCGTCCTCACTCCGCTGGCAGGGTACCTCGCAGTCGGTGCGGTAGTGGTGCTCGAACGCTCCACGCGTTCCCCCGAGCCGGTCTGGCCCGAAGGCCTGGAGCGCTTCAGCGAGCGTAAATACGGTGAAACCACCCTGTGGTTCGCCGAACCTGCCGACGACGACGCAGAGTCCGACGACGCCGCGGCGGCGCAGGCCTAA
- the coaD gene encoding pantetheine-phosphate adenylyltransferase, protein MRRAVCPGSFDPIHNGHVEVIARAATLFDEVIVAVSTNYAKKYRFSAEERLELAAETFGALRGVSVVPMGDGLLADFCREHGASAIVKGLRSVQDYQYELPMAVMNRQLTGVETVFLAAESSYTHLSSSLIKEVASLGGDVAGYVPPTVLKRLTEGRTAS, encoded by the coding sequence ATGCGACGTGCTGTATGCCCCGGTTCCTTTGATCCCATCCACAACGGCCATGTGGAGGTGATTGCCCGTGCGGCAACCCTCTTCGACGAAGTCATCGTGGCGGTGTCCACCAACTATGCAAAGAAATACCGTTTCAGTGCCGAGGAACGCCTGGAACTGGCGGCGGAAACCTTTGGGGCGCTGCGCGGGGTTTCCGTGGTCCCCATGGGGGACGGGCTGCTGGCCGACTTCTGCCGGGAGCACGGCGCCTCCGCGATCGTGAAGGGACTGCGGTCCGTCCAGGACTACCAGTACGAACTGCCCATGGCCGTCATGAACAGGCAGCTCACCGGCGTCGAAACCGTCTTCCTCGCCGCGGAAAGCAGCTACACCCACCTTTCCTCGTCCCTCATCAAGGAAGTGGCCTCCCTCGGCGGCGACGTCGCAGGCTATGTTCCGCCGACGGTGCTGAAGCGCCTGACGGAAGGCCGGACGGCAAGCTAG
- a CDS encoding HNH endonuclease gives MFEYSRPANHQRTGGLTADTALVNAWVEVLGDQAEGLSSGEHEDRELIDRIRALEELKAAASAAQARAAAVFDASQRRKQAEAGVRREDLGRGVASQIALARRESPSRGGRLLGFAKVLTEEMPCTLHALTRGKISEWRATLLVRETACLSLEDRRRVDEEVAGDPEVLETLGDRQIISRARGAAYRLDPSAAVKRAAKAESERFVSCRPAPDTMTYLTGLLPVAQGVGVYAALSREADRLRASGDSRGRGQIMADTLVERVTGQAEAGRLKVEVQLVMTDRTLFGGDSEPAVVSGYGPVPAQWARDLVRGRHPGQDAEQDNSDRGAEPGQGHGQIPDRGQHRVAGRTTKRDKQDERWLRRLYADPVTGELVAMDSRARLFPTSLGRLIAARDQTCRMPWCGAPIRHFDHIRPHRDGGETSTANGQGLCEACNQAKEAPDWKARTVDTPGKSAPHTVETTTPTGHTYRSTAPPLNGVRAVARAGDRAGTETGIETEDQSSAGTRPVKRSASPTTFLEGCIVDLIWAA, from the coding sequence ATGTTCGAATACTCTCGACCTGCAAACCATCAGCGGACCGGCGGATTGACTGCCGACACCGCGTTGGTGAACGCGTGGGTCGAGGTATTGGGGGACCAAGCTGAGGGCCTGTCCAGCGGGGAGCACGAAGACCGCGAGCTGATTGACCGGATCCGGGCACTGGAGGAACTCAAAGCCGCGGCTTCGGCGGCACAGGCCCGGGCTGCTGCAGTGTTCGATGCCTCGCAGCGCCGGAAGCAGGCCGAGGCCGGAGTGCGGCGCGAGGACCTGGGCCGCGGTGTCGCTTCCCAGATTGCCTTGGCCCGCAGGGAGTCGCCGAGCCGAGGGGGACGACTGCTGGGGTTTGCCAAGGTACTGACGGAGGAGATGCCGTGCACCCTGCACGCGCTGACCCGCGGGAAAATCAGTGAATGGAGGGCAACGCTGCTGGTCCGTGAAACGGCTTGCCTGAGTTTGGAGGACCGGCGGCGGGTGGACGAAGAAGTGGCCGGAGATCCGGAAGTGCTTGAAACCCTGGGGGACCGGCAGATCATTTCCCGTGCCAGAGGTGCCGCCTACCGGCTGGATCCTTCAGCAGCGGTCAAGCGCGCGGCCAAAGCCGAATCGGAACGTTTTGTCTCCTGCCGTCCTGCACCGGACACCATGACCTACCTGACCGGACTTCTGCCCGTGGCCCAGGGCGTGGGTGTTTATGCGGCATTGTCCCGTGAAGCGGACCGGCTGCGTGCCTCCGGAGATTCCCGGGGCCGGGGCCAGATCATGGCGGACACCCTCGTGGAGCGCGTGACCGGACAGGCCGAGGCAGGCCGGCTGAAGGTGGAAGTTCAGCTGGTGATGACGGATCGGACGCTGTTCGGCGGAGATTCCGAGCCGGCCGTGGTCTCCGGATACGGCCCGGTGCCGGCGCAGTGGGCAAGGGACCTGGTTCGGGGAAGGCATCCGGGGCAAGACGCCGAGCAGGACAATTCTGACCGTGGAGCAGAACCCGGACAGGGCCACGGACAGATCCCGGATCGGGGCCAGCATCGTGTTGCAGGGCGGACAACGAAGCGGGACAAACAAGACGAACGCTGGCTTCGGCGTCTGTACGCAGATCCCGTTACCGGAGAACTCGTTGCAATGGATTCACGGGCACGCTTGTTTCCGACTTCGTTGGGACGGCTTATCGCGGCTCGGGACCAAACGTGTCGAATGCCGTGGTGCGGAGCGCCCATCCGGCATTTTGACCACATCCGTCCGCACCGTGACGGCGGGGAGACCAGCACCGCGAATGGGCAGGGCCTCTGCGAGGCGTGCAACCAGGCCAAGGAAGCACCTGATTGGAAGGCGCGAACGGTCGATACTCCAGGGAAGAGCGCACCGCACACCGTCGAGACCACCACCCCAACGGGGCACACCTATCGGTCTACTGCGCCGCCGCTGAATGGGGTCAGAGCTGTAGCAAGAGCCGGGGATCGGGCGGGAACCGAGACTGGAATCGAAACCGAAGATCAATCCAGCGCAGGAACACGGCCCGTCAAACGCTCAGCATCTCCAACCACGTTCCTGGAAGGCTGCATCGTCGATCTGATCTGGGCCGCGTGA
- a CDS encoding spermidine synthase: MNASRLLRGIGAHATITEDGFTPGAYILSIGGAEQSHVDLARPQEIFYEYLRRIGNVLDLAAPAGEPLRALHLGAGALTLTRYLQATRPGSEQAAVELERELLDFVLAHLPLPEGTRLETVIGDARESLDRFDGRSFDAIVLDIFAGPDAPAHLATSDFYAELIALLSPAGVLLVNVGDDPPLAFARRQVRELQAALGTDGLDADGALAALGQRDMFTGRYPGNIVLAATRFPWPAEWTQQLLAAGPHPAAVLTGEDLDRFAG, from the coding sequence GTGAACGCGTCCCGGCTCCTGCGGGGCATCGGCGCCCACGCCACCATCACCGAAGACGGCTTCACCCCCGGCGCCTACATCCTGAGCATCGGCGGGGCGGAGCAGTCCCACGTGGATCTGGCCCGCCCGCAGGAAATCTTCTACGAGTACCTGCGCCGGATAGGCAACGTCCTGGACCTGGCCGCACCGGCCGGGGAGCCGCTGCGAGCACTGCACCTGGGTGCCGGAGCGCTGACCCTCACCCGTTACCTCCAGGCCACCCGCCCCGGGTCCGAACAGGCGGCGGTGGAGCTGGAACGGGAACTGCTGGACTTCGTCCTGGCGCATCTTCCGCTGCCGGAGGGCACCCGGCTCGAGACCGTCATCGGAGACGCGCGGGAATCACTGGACCGCTTTGACGGCCGGTCCTTCGACGCCATTGTGCTGGACATCTTCGCCGGACCCGATGCGCCCGCGCACTTGGCGACGTCGGACTTCTACGCCGAACTGATTGCCTTGCTCTCCCCCGCCGGGGTGCTGCTGGTCAACGTCGGGGACGATCCGCCGCTGGCCTTCGCCCGCCGGCAGGTCCGCGAGCTGCAGGCCGCCCTGGGTACGGACGGCTTGGATGCGGACGGCGCCCTGGCGGCGCTGGGTCAGCGGGACATGTTCACGGGGCGCTACCCCGGCAACATTGTGCTCGCGGCAACCCGGTTCCCCTGGCCCGCCGAGTGGACGCAGCAGCTCCTGGCGGCCGGCCCGCACCCGGCAGCAGTGCTGACGGGCGAGGACCTGGACCGCTTCGCAGGTTAG
- a CDS encoding VOC family protein: protein MKIYNPQVILFVADVARAARFYAALGFNEEFRTTGTGTAPVKIEMSLEGFELGLALPGPMAEAHGLTPVTAGHRASLTLWTDDAAAAYAAALDAGAKPLQGPHPFLDGKLRVAFVEDFDGHPIQFVERKTTSGRSEAEAGTQDSCRTTGS from the coding sequence ATGAAAATCTACAATCCGCAGGTCATCCTGTTCGTCGCCGACGTCGCGCGGGCGGCACGCTTCTACGCGGCCCTCGGCTTCAACGAAGAATTCCGCACAACAGGAACAGGAACAGCACCCGTCAAGATCGAAATGTCATTGGAAGGCTTCGAACTCGGGCTTGCACTGCCCGGACCGATGGCCGAAGCGCACGGACTCACCCCGGTCACGGCCGGACACCGCGCGAGCCTCACGCTCTGGACGGATGACGCCGCAGCGGCCTACGCGGCTGCACTCGACGCCGGAGCAAAGCCCCTTCAAGGACCGCACCCGTTCCTGGACGGAAAACTACGGGTTGCATTCGTCGAGGACTTCGACGGACATCCGATCCAGTTCGTGGAACGGAAAACTACCAGCGGCCGTTCCGAGGCCGAGGCTGGCACACAGGACAGCTGTAGGACGACCGGTTCATAA
- the rnc gene encoding ribonuclease III, translating to MKNTEELMKRLGVDIDAGTLRLALTHRSYAYEQGGIPTNERLEFLGDSILGFSVTDALYRDNPDLSEGELAKRRSAVVSTRALAGIARGLGLGEYILLGQGEKLTNGRDKSSILADTTEAIIGAVYLDHGIEAARQMVMRLVGPLLSNAEALGAGTDWKTSIQEIAAGRKMGDIEYRVSGSGPDHSRSFVAVLHIGDKAYGTGVGHSKKEAEQEAAAASWKMINAKEADSAAAGS from the coding sequence GTGAAGAATACTGAAGAGCTTATGAAGCGTCTCGGTGTCGATATCGACGCCGGGACGCTTCGTCTTGCACTCACGCACCGTTCCTACGCTTACGAGCAGGGCGGCATCCCCACGAACGAGCGCCTGGAATTCCTGGGTGACTCCATTCTGGGGTTCTCGGTAACCGATGCCCTCTACCGGGATAATCCTGATCTTTCCGAAGGCGAGCTGGCCAAGCGCCGCTCCGCCGTCGTAAGTACCCGTGCCCTCGCGGGCATTGCCCGCGGCCTGGGGCTGGGGGAGTACATCCTCCTGGGCCAGGGCGAAAAGCTGACCAACGGACGCGACAAGTCCTCCATCCTTGCGGACACCACCGAGGCAATCATCGGTGCCGTGTACCTGGATCACGGAATCGAAGCCGCGCGCCAGATGGTGATGCGCCTTGTTGGGCCGCTGCTGTCCAACGCCGAGGCGCTCGGTGCCGGTACCGACTGGAAGACCAGCATCCAGGAGATCGCTGCCGGCCGGAAAATGGGCGACATCGAATACCGGGTCTCCGGATCCGGTCCCGACCATTCCCGCAGCTTCGTAGCGGTCCTGCATATCGGCGACAAGGCCTACGGCACGGGCGTCGGCCATTCCAAGAAGGAAGCCGAGCAGGAAGCCGCCGCTGCCTCCTGGAAGATGATCAACGCCAAGGAAGCCGACTCCGCGGCTGCCGGTTCCTAG
- the rpmF gene encoding 50S ribosomal protein L32 — translation MAVPKRKMSRANTRARRSQWKATAPNLVKTVENGRVTYSLPHQAKVVTDSAGTALFLEYKGRKVADV, via the coding sequence GTGGCTGTTCCGAAGCGGAAAATGTCCCGCGCGAATACACGTGCACGCCGGTCCCAGTGGAAGGCGACCGCGCCCAACCTGGTGAAGACCGTGGAGAACGGCCGCGTCACCTATAGCCTGCCGCACCAGGCCAAGGTCGTAACCGACTCCGCCGGCACCGCGCTGTTCCTTGAATACAAGGGCCGCAAGGTCGCGGACGTCTAA
- the mutM gene encoding bifunctional DNA-formamidopyrimidine glycosylase/DNA-(apurinic or apyrimidinic site) lyase, giving the protein MPELPEVEVVRRGLASWVRGRTITGVEVVDPRSVRRHAAGPEDLVGNLEGAVVADVVRRGKFLWLPLLESAPTPSVPTPADDVVPSFALMAHLGMSGQLLMEDSALPDEKHLKVRFTLSPAVDASGAAMPDELRFVDQRIFGGVFLTDLIPTPDGAPGGLSETGLPFVAAEAAHIARDPLDPAFSFDEFYRRLRLRKTGIKRALLDQGLISGVGNIYADESLWAARMHFARATDTMRRADALRLVEAARDVMTRALAAGGTSFDSLYVNVNGASGYFSRSLNAYGREGLPCPRCEQLGLHTLIRRDSFMNRSSYSCPVCQPRPRNGRW; this is encoded by the coding sequence ATGCCTGAGCTTCCCGAAGTCGAGGTGGTCCGCCGCGGACTGGCGTCATGGGTCCGCGGCCGCACCATCACCGGCGTCGAAGTCGTGGATCCCCGTTCCGTCCGGCGCCATGCTGCAGGTCCCGAGGATCTCGTAGGCAACCTCGAAGGCGCGGTGGTGGCCGACGTCGTCCGCCGCGGCAAGTTCCTCTGGCTGCCGCTGCTCGAGTCTGCTCCTACGCCGTCTGTTCCTACGCCGGCCGACGACGTCGTACCCTCCTTTGCGCTGATGGCGCACCTCGGGATGAGTGGCCAGCTGCTGATGGAAGACTCCGCGCTTCCGGATGAAAAGCACCTGAAGGTCCGGTTCACGCTCAGTCCCGCCGTTGATGCCTCCGGTGCTGCGATGCCGGACGAGCTGCGCTTTGTGGACCAGCGCATCTTCGGGGGCGTGTTCCTCACCGACTTGATCCCGACGCCCGACGGCGCTCCCGGCGGCCTGTCCGAGACCGGACTTCCGTTCGTGGCTGCCGAGGCCGCGCATATTGCGCGCGACCCTCTGGATCCTGCGTTTTCCTTTGATGAGTTCTACCGTCGGCTGCGGCTGCGGAAGACCGGGATCAAGCGTGCCCTGCTGGACCAGGGGCTGATTTCCGGGGTCGGGAACATTTATGCCGACGAGTCCCTGTGGGCGGCACGCATGCACTTTGCCCGCGCCACGGACACCATGCGCCGGGCCGATGCGCTGCGGCTGGTCGAAGCCGCCCGGGACGTGATGACCCGTGCCTTGGCTGCAGGCGGCACCAGCTTTGATTCGCTGTACGTCAATGTGAACGGTGCCTCGGGGTACTTCTCGCGGTCCCTCAATGCTTACGGCCGTGAGGGGCTGCCCTGCCCACGGTGTGAGCAGCTGGGGCTGCACACCCTCATCCGACGGGATTCCTTTATGAACCGGTCGTCCTACAGCTGTCCTGTGTGCCAGCCTCGGCCTCGGAACGGCCGCTGGTAG